In one Saccharibacillus brassicae genomic region, the following are encoded:
- a CDS encoding phosphotransferase family protein, protein MIDFFAKEPGIPRWMNVIPGSNGWAAAEPVDKGWSADRKYRIRTRDGQLLLLRLSDPGLAEAKREEFERVRQASKLGIPMSLPIEFGICEGAADRTFPEAGAPFVYSLLSWIEGEDAQEMLPGLSGAEAYARGRDAGTWLRRMHGLSVPAGAEAPANTVRREVTRKIQAYENGSYRLPFGAELLARIEARLPLLEGVPAGFRHGDYHPGNMILGPDGGLNVIDFNRSGTGDPLRDFNRMETFTSGISPSFARGQLRGYRESGPRDPDFWGRVSLYCAIECLFAIVWAIPFGEPEITDTLSRSRIIWDDFDGFRRDTPKWLDES, encoded by the coding sequence ATGATCGATTTTTTTGCAAAAGAACCCGGTATTCCCCGCTGGATGAACGTTATCCCCGGATCGAACGGCTGGGCGGCGGCCGAGCCGGTCGACAAAGGCTGGTCCGCGGATCGCAAATACCGTATCCGGACCCGAGACGGGCAGCTGCTTCTGCTTCGGCTGTCCGATCCGGGGCTGGCCGAAGCCAAGCGCGAAGAATTCGAACGGGTACGCCAGGCTTCGAAGCTCGGCATTCCGATGTCGCTCCCGATCGAGTTCGGCATCTGCGAAGGAGCGGCGGATCGGACGTTCCCCGAAGCCGGCGCACCCTTCGTCTATTCGCTGCTGAGCTGGATCGAAGGCGAAGACGCGCAGGAGATGCTGCCGGGGCTCTCCGGCGCAGAAGCTTACGCCCGGGGCCGGGACGCCGGCACCTGGCTGCGCCGCATGCACGGCTTGAGCGTTCCGGCCGGTGCGGAAGCGCCGGCGAATACCGTGCGCCGCGAGGTGACGCGCAAAATTCAGGCTTACGAGAACGGAAGCTACCGGCTTCCGTTCGGCGCCGAACTGCTTGCGCGGATCGAAGCCCGGCTGCCGCTGCTTGAAGGCGTGCCGGCCGGGTTCCGGCACGGCGATTATCATCCCGGCAATATGATCCTCGGACCGGACGGCGGCTTGAACGTGATCGATTTCAACCGTTCCGGCACCGGCGATCCGCTGCGCGACTTCAACCGGATGGAGACGTTCACGAGCGGCATCAGTCCTTCTTTTGCCCGGGGCCAACTGCGCGGTTATAGAGAGAGCGGCCCCCGCGATCCCGACTTCTGGGGCAGAGTCTCCCTGTACTGCGCGATAGAGTGTCTGTTCGCGATCGTCTGGGCGATTCCGTTCGGCGAACCGGAAATTACGGATACGCTGAGCCGGTCGCGGATCATCTGGGACGACTTCGACGGATTCCGGCGCGATACGCCGAAATGGCTGGACGAAAGCTAG
- a CDS encoding FAD-dependent oxidoreductase, giving the protein MKIAVIGCTHAGTAAIVRTAKLYPDAEITVYERNDNISFLSCGIALYVGGVVKDPNGLFYSSPEHLAALGVQTRMRHEVLNVDAAGKTLTVRNLETGEEFGDTFDKLIVTTGSWPIIPKFEGIELENIILSKNFNHSNTIIEKAKTAKNVVVIGAGYIGVELVEAFEMNGKEVTLIDAEKRILSKYLDAEFTDRIEDSLTEKGITLALDEKVERFEGKDGKVQKIITTKGEHEADLVILCIGFRPNTELLKDQVDMLPNGAILVDNYMETSVKDVYAAGDSCAIRYNPTGKAAYIPLATNAVRMGTLVAMNLVEKKIAYMGTQGTSGIKIYEDNIAATGMTETAAREAGLDIATATFEDNYRPEFMPEFEKATFKIVFEKDSRRIVGAQLMSKVDLTQSINTLSVCIQNKMTVEELAFVDFFFQPHYNKPWNYLNSLGFAAMEAQPVEEREEKAARSVQKQTQA; this is encoded by the coding sequence ATGAAGATCGCAGTTATCGGTTGTACGCACGCAGGAACCGCCGCTATCGTCCGCACCGCCAAGCTGTACCCGGACGCCGAGATCACGGTGTACGAACGCAACGACAACATCTCCTTCCTCTCGTGCGGCATCGCGCTGTACGTCGGCGGAGTGGTCAAAGACCCGAACGGCCTCTTCTATTCCTCCCCGGAACATTTGGCCGCTCTCGGCGTACAGACCCGGATGCGCCATGAAGTGCTGAACGTCGACGCGGCCGGCAAGACGCTCACCGTGCGCAACCTGGAAACGGGCGAAGAATTCGGCGATACGTTCGACAAGCTGATCGTAACGACCGGCTCGTGGCCGATCATTCCGAAGTTCGAAGGCATCGAGCTTGAGAACATCATTTTGTCCAAAAACTTCAACCATTCCAACACGATCATCGAAAAAGCGAAAACGGCCAAAAACGTCGTCGTCATCGGCGCGGGCTATATCGGTGTCGAGCTGGTCGAAGCGTTCGAGATGAACGGCAAAGAAGTGACGCTGATCGATGCGGAGAAACGGATTCTGAGCAAATACCTGGACGCCGAGTTTACCGATCGCATCGAAGATTCCCTGACCGAAAAAGGGATCACGCTGGCTCTGGACGAAAAAGTCGAGCGGTTCGAAGGCAAAGACGGCAAAGTGCAAAAAATCATCACGACAAAAGGCGAACACGAAGCGGACCTTGTCATCTTGTGTATCGGTTTCCGTCCGAACACCGAACTGCTCAAAGACCAGGTCGACATGCTGCCGAACGGCGCGATCCTCGTCGACAACTATATGGAGACCAGCGTCAAAGACGTGTACGCGGCCGGCGACAGCTGCGCGATCCGTTACAACCCGACCGGCAAAGCCGCTTACATTCCGCTCGCTACGAACGCGGTGCGTATGGGTACGCTCGTCGCGATGAATCTGGTCGAGAAGAAAATCGCCTACATGGGCACCCAGGGCACGAGCGGCATCAAGATCTATGAAGACAACATCGCAGCGACAGGCATGACCGAGACAGCGGCGCGGGAAGCGGGCCTCGATATCGCGACCGCGACGTTCGAAGACAACTACCGTCCGGAGTTCATGCCGGAATTCGAGAAAGCGACATTCAAGATCGTGTTCGAAAAAGACAGCCGCCGCATCGTCGGTGCGCAGCTGATGTCCAAAGTGGACCTGACCCAGTCGATCAACACGCTGTCGGTCTGCATCCAGAACAAGATGACGGTCGAAGAATTGGCCTTCGTCGACTTCTTCTTCCAACCGCATTACAACAAGCCTTGGAACTACCTGAACTCCCTCGGCTTTGCCGCGATGGAAGCCCAGCCGGTCGAAGAACGCGAAGAAAAAGCGGCCCGTTCCGTGCAAAAACAGACCCAGGCGTAA
- a CDS encoding ABC transporter ATP-binding protein — MFRLSTSNLDIAYEDRLIVKDLNIEIPQGKITALVGANGSGKSTILKTMARLMRPKSGSVLLDGKSIHKQSTRDVAKQLAILPQTPTAPEGLTVTELVSYGRFPHQKGFGALKAEDKKVVEWALDVTGMREFHDRPIDQLSGGQRQRAWIAMALAQETDILFLDEPTTYLDMAHQLEVLQLLHDLNKTEGRTIVMVVHDLNHASRFAQHMIAIKNGEALASGSPLEVMCPLVMHEVFGIEADIVTDPRTGVPLCLPYALYALSEGKRDPLPGGMLPLTPQSGVDARRTASQ, encoded by the coding sequence ATGTTCCGTTTAAGCACATCCAACCTTGATATCGCCTACGAAGACCGTCTGATCGTCAAGGATCTCAATATCGAAATTCCGCAGGGCAAGATTACCGCGCTGGTCGGAGCGAACGGCTCCGGCAAGTCGACCATCCTCAAGACGATGGCCCGCCTCATGCGTCCCAAGAGCGGCAGCGTGCTGCTCGACGGCAAGTCGATCCACAAGCAGTCCACGCGCGACGTTGCCAAGCAGTTGGCCATTTTGCCGCAGACGCCGACCGCCCCGGAAGGACTGACCGTGACCGAGCTCGTATCTTACGGCCGTTTTCCGCATCAAAAAGGCTTCGGCGCGCTGAAGGCGGAAGACAAGAAGGTCGTGGAGTGGGCGCTCGACGTGACCGGCATGCGCGAATTCCACGATCGTCCGATCGACCAGCTCTCGGGCGGCCAGCGTCAGCGGGCCTGGATCGCGATGGCGCTCGCCCAGGAGACGGACATTCTGTTCCTCGACGAACCGACCACGTACCTGGACATGGCGCATCAGCTCGAAGTGCTGCAGCTGCTGCATGACCTGAACAAGACCGAAGGCCGGACGATCGTCATGGTCGTGCACGACCTCAATCACGCTTCGCGGTTCGCCCAGCATATGATCGCGATCAAGAACGGCGAAGCGCTCGCGTCCGGCTCGCCGCTGGAAGTCATGTGCCCGCTCGTCATGCACGAAGTGTTCGGCATCGAAGCCGATATCGTGACCGATCCGCGCACCGGCGTGCCGCTGTGCCTGCCGTACGCGCTGTACGCGCTGTCGGAAGGCAAGCGCGATCCGCTGCCGGGAGGCATGCTTCCGCTGACTCCGCAGAGCGGCGTGGACGCGCGGCGTACCGCTTCGCAGTAA
- a CDS encoding AbrB/MazE/SpoVT family DNA-binding domain-containing protein, which yields MIRSLDSLGRIVIPSEIRGTRNIEIGDSLEFFVTDDGMLVMRKYKSTECAFCRTLDSVVYYKDQFVCGACLQELKHAPVVPVQQAAPIEESTSKKRIRVSDMLPRLEQALIDHPEASQSEIAQMLGISQSRVSQLKKQLKYKS from the coding sequence ATGATTCGTAGCTTGGACAGTCTCGGACGGATCGTCATTCCCAGCGAGATTCGGGGAACACGAAATATCGAGATTGGCGATTCGTTGGAATTTTTCGTAACTGACGACGGAATGCTTGTGATGCGCAAGTACAAGTCGACGGAATGTGCGTTCTGTCGTACGTTGGATAGTGTAGTTTATTACAAGGATCAATTCGTATGCGGGGCATGCCTGCAGGAATTGAAGCATGCGCCGGTCGTTCCGGTTCAGCAGGCGGCACCGATCGAAGAGTCCACTTCCAAGAAGCGGATTCGCGTATCGGACATGCTGCCTCGCCTGGAGCAGGCGTTGATCGATCACCCGGAAGCCAGCCAGAGCGAAATTGCCCAGATGTTGGGCATCAGCCAGAGCCGGGTCAGCCAGCTCAAGAAACAGCTCAAGTATAAATCCTGA
- a CDS encoding aspartyl-phosphate phosphatase Spo0E family protein translates to MAYNAYRSEEPLYTMIEYLRHELLKITEHKSFCDRDVVELSQRLDAYIVLAQRQKSQRPQAESGSLQQTAY, encoded by the coding sequence TTGGCTTACAACGCTTACCGCAGCGAAGAACCGTTGTACACCATGATCGAGTACTTGAGGCACGAACTGCTGAAGATCACGGAGCATAAAAGCTTTTGCGACCGGGATGTTGTCGAGTTAAGCCAGCGGTTGGATGCTTACATTGTACTCGCGCAGCGACAGAAGTCACAACGCCCGCAAGCGGAATCAGGCAGTTTGCAGCAGACCGCTTATTAG
- a CDS encoding DEAD/DEAH box helicase, producing the protein MKTFKDLGIAPEVLDRLQAQGITVPTPVQQASLPLALAGRDLMVQAQTGTGKTLAFILPILDKIAAGREWNDGGRSEGMGLPPALVVAPTRELALQITVEARKMAGPEMRILSVYGGQDVEAQLHKLKSGCDLVIGTPGRLLDHIRRETLKLGKVKTLVLDEADQMLHMGFLKEVQAIIEATPPSRQTMLFSATLPDTVRHLAGAYTKDAEQISITPTEKIPARNIRQIALECTDRNKYDALKFLINRDNPYLAVVFCRTKRRASKLNEDLQLEGFNSAELHGDLSQNKREQVMRAFREARLQILVATDVAARGLDVEGVSHVFNFDIPQDTDSYIHRIGRTGRAGDKGLAYTFVAQRDHGILDLIEQATRQRPERVAFQNGGVIRVADASRRTGGEGREEREGREGSVKGGARRGSGGGRSNQEGGRGRRGSESAGGRGEASRGAARRVAGGEDRAGRDGAGANRRGGSARGESAGRGGARSEGSGSAGAGRAGRTGGEPGRGSGGYSRGADTERSAGPSRGGSPDRGGQSRGGKGGSGRSGGGRPEGGGSGNGGRSSGGGRGSDSGSRGRRR; encoded by the coding sequence ATGAAAACATTTAAAGATTTGGGGATCGCTCCCGAGGTGCTGGACCGTTTGCAGGCACAGGGCATTACCGTACCGACTCCGGTACAGCAGGCTTCGCTTCCGCTCGCTTTGGCCGGACGCGACCTGATGGTTCAGGCGCAGACAGGCACCGGCAAGACGCTGGCCTTCATCCTGCCGATTCTGGACAAGATCGCAGCCGGACGCGAATGGAACGACGGCGGCCGCTCGGAAGGCATGGGCCTTCCGCCCGCGCTCGTCGTGGCACCGACGCGCGAACTGGCGCTGCAGATCACGGTCGAAGCCCGCAAGATGGCCGGACCGGAAATGCGCATCCTGTCCGTATACGGCGGCCAGGACGTCGAAGCGCAGCTGCATAAGCTCAAAAGCGGCTGCGACCTCGTCATCGGCACGCCGGGACGCCTGCTGGACCATATTCGCCGCGAGACGCTGAAGCTCGGCAAGGTCAAGACGCTCGTCCTCGACGAAGCGGACCAAATGCTGCATATGGGCTTCCTCAAAGAAGTTCAGGCGATCATCGAAGCGACGCCGCCGTCCCGCCAGACGATGCTGTTCTCGGCAACGCTGCCGGACACGGTGCGCCATCTGGCCGGCGCGTACACCAAAGACGCCGAGCAGATCAGCATTACGCCGACCGAGAAGATTCCGGCGCGCAATATTCGCCAGATCGCGCTCGAATGCACGGATCGCAACAAATACGATGCGCTCAAGTTCCTGATCAACCGCGACAATCCTTATCTGGCAGTCGTCTTCTGCCGGACGAAGCGCCGCGCTTCCAAGCTGAACGAAGACCTGCAGCTCGAAGGCTTCAACTCCGCCGAGCTGCACGGTGACTTGTCGCAGAACAAGCGCGAGCAGGTTATGCGCGCGTTCCGCGAAGCACGTCTGCAAATCCTCGTCGCGACGGACGTTGCGGCGCGCGGCCTCGACGTCGAAGGCGTCTCGCACGTCTTCAACTTCGATATTCCGCAGGATACGGACAGCTATATCCACCGGATCGGCCGGACCGGCCGCGCCGGCGATAAAGGTCTGGCGTACACGTTCGTCGCGCAGCGCGACCACGGCATCCTGGATCTGATCGAACAGGCGACCCGGCAGCGGCCGGAACGCGTCGCTTTCCAGAACGGCGGCGTTATTCGCGTCGCCGACGCTTCGCGCCGCACGGGCGGCGAAGGCCGTGAAGAACGCGAAGGCCGCGAAGGCTCCGTCAAGGGCGGCGCCCGGCGCGGCTCGGGCGGAGGCCGCAGCAATCAGGAAGGCGGCCGGGGGCGCCGGGGCAGCGAGAGCGCCGGCGGACGCGGCGAAGCTTCGCGCGGCGCCGCGCGCCGCGTAGCCGGCGGCGAAGACCGCGCCGGACGCGACGGCGCGGGAGCCAACCGCCGCGGCGGCAGTGCCCGCGGCGAGAGCGCGGGCCGGGGCGGAGCGCGCAGCGAAGGCAGCGGCTCCGCGGGAGCCGGCCGCGCAGGGCGCACCGGCGGCGAGCCGGGCCGCGGCAGCGGCGGGTACTCGCGCGGCGCCGATACGGAGCGCAGCGCAGGACCTTCGCGCGGCGGAAGTCCCGACCGCGGCGGTCAAAGCCGCGGCGGCAAGGGCGGTTCCGGCCGCAGCGGCGGAGGCCGTCCGGAAGGCGGCGGCAGCGGTAACGGCGGACGCAGCAGCGGCGGCGGTCGCGGGTCCGACTCGGGCAGCCGCGGTCGGCGCCGCTAA
- a CDS encoding SulP family inorganic anion transporter, with product MEFRQQWFGNVRGDVLSGITVALALIPEAIGFSIVAGVDPIVGLHASIVIAIVIAFVGGRAGMISAATGAMAVLMGSLYRDYGMEYLLAAGVLAGIIQVLLGAFGIGRFITFIPKPVMTGFVNALAIIIFMAQLPQFVGAGPAMYIVVAGTLAIIYVLPRFTKAVPAPLVAIVVMSLIAVWLNLDVKTVGEMGELGNTPPMFHIPQIELTWNMFRVILPVSISLALVGLLESLLTATIVDDMTETKSSKNVEARGQGIANIVNGFFGGMAGCAMIGQSVINIKSGGRGRLSTFTAGAFLLVLLVLLGDIVSRIPLAALVGVMIMVSIGTFDWSSLYRANKIPIADTIVMLVVVGIVVATDNLSIGVGVGVVLCTLHFGWKIAKLKVTANVGAEDGAKVYEVRGQMFFGTASHFVEHFTPANDPDRVVIDFSHSHIWDHSAASAVSRVKFEYYKLGKQADIRGLNDESRATIEKTGLSAPSGH from the coding sequence ATGGAGTTCAGACAACAATGGTTCGGCAATGTGCGGGGCGATGTCCTGTCCGGCATCACGGTGGCGTTGGCGCTGATCCCGGAAGCGATCGGATTCTCGATCGTGGCGGGCGTCGATCCCATCGTCGGTTTGCATGCGTCGATCGTCATCGCGATCGTGATCGCGTTCGTCGGCGGGCGAGCGGGCATGATCTCGGCGGCGACGGGCGCAATGGCGGTGCTGATGGGCAGCCTGTACCGCGATTACGGGATGGAGTATTTGTTGGCGGCAGGCGTGCTGGCCGGCATCATTCAGGTTCTGCTCGGCGCTTTCGGCATCGGGCGCTTTATTACGTTTATCCCGAAGCCCGTCATGACGGGCTTCGTTAACGCGCTTGCGATCATTATCTTCATGGCGCAGCTTCCGCAGTTCGTCGGGGCGGGACCGGCGATGTATATCGTGGTAGCGGGCACGCTCGCGATTATCTACGTCCTGCCGCGGTTTACCAAAGCCGTTCCGGCGCCGCTCGTGGCGATCGTCGTCATGTCGCTGATCGCCGTCTGGTTGAACCTGGACGTCAAAACGGTCGGGGAAATGGGCGAACTCGGCAATACGCCGCCGATGTTCCATATCCCGCAGATCGAGCTGACCTGGAATATGTTCAGGGTCATTCTGCCGGTGTCGATCTCGCTGGCGCTGGTCGGTCTGCTCGAATCGCTGCTGACGGCCACGATCGTGGACGACATGACCGAGACGAAGAGCAGCAAAAACGTCGAAGCCCGCGGTCAGGGCATCGCCAACATCGTCAACGGATTTTTCGGCGGCATGGCCGGCTGCGCGATGATCGGGCAGTCCGTCATCAATATCAAGTCGGGCGGCCGCGGCCGGCTGTCGACCTTTACGGCCGGCGCGTTCCTGCTGGTCCTGCTCGTGCTGCTGGGCGATATCGTCAGCCGGATTCCTCTGGCGGCGCTGGTCGGCGTCATGATCATGGTCTCGATCGGCACGTTCGACTGGAGCTCGCTGTACCGGGCGAACAAGATTCCGATCGCCGATACGATCGTCATGCTGGTCGTAGTCGGCATCGTCGTGGCGACCGACAATCTGTCGATCGGCGTAGGGGTCGGCGTCGTGCTGTGCACCTTGCATTTCGGTTGGAAAATCGCGAAGCTTAAAGTGACGGCGAATGTCGGGGCGGAAGACGGAGCCAAAGTATACGAAGTGCGCGGCCAGATGTTTTTCGGAACGGCGTCGCATTTCGTGGAACATTTTACGCCGGCGAACGATCCGGACCGGGTCGTGATCGACTTTTCACATTCGCATATCTGGGACCACTCGGCCGCTTCGGCGGTCTCCCGAGTCAAATTCGAGTATTACAAGTTGGGTAAGCAGGCAGACATTCGCGGACTGAACGACGAGAGCCGCGCAACGATTGAAAAAACGGGACTTTCCGCGCCTTCGGGCCATTGA